From Cotesia glomerata isolate CgM1 linkage group LG2, MPM_Cglom_v2.3, whole genome shotgun sequence, a single genomic window includes:
- the LOC123260065 gene encoding zinc finger MYND domain-containing protein 10 — protein sequence MSQNFEYVIPPWEAEMIIKDLSPSNLEEIGTKLWFEYHKKLMHLSQQSVLEITHMREETIKEWFVTFQKIPILIFEAIQISVWKQKIFPRLLELDEEPSNTFMLYSVLYHESIAVSLLENILYHSDSIESLEDPSLDLIDYAVSCITEIIFPKEQDQDDSNNIKEDQSCLEELLLKKKEIEFDISIKCISIIGYLGSFADSLPLATLKRLLSTHDVPYLFAQLIELRPWIKVVDGTRMIYSTIGVWEKLKEGEEDKVSKIEGQVWFGLRELLLNPKAATYYQVSEFRISALAKLQKYLHERVLDQIPPLVDFRRWLSCLNVTSQVPDSKPGFCVEIIPQIRSSIVDKYKKKWKKIAEQQSEYFFAKNIEYVQNMAQVLSEAYDLDKLVIDDNKCVVCRSLANKRCSKCKKVWYCGRECQVKDWTTHKNECEKISKDRD from the exons atgtctcaaaaCTTTGAGTACGTAATCCCTCCATGGGAAGCAGAAATGATCATCAAAGATCTATCGCCTTCCAACCTCGAGGAAATTGGGACAAAGCTCTGGTTCGAGTACCACAAAAAGCTGATGCACTTAAGTCAGCAAAGTGTGTTAGAGATCACTCATATGCGTGAGGAAACAATTAAAGAGTGGTTCGTAACTTTCCAAAAAATTCCTATTCTAATCTTCGAAGCCATACAAATTTCCGTgtggaaacaaaaaatatttccgcGACTCCTGGAGCTCGATGAGGAACCTTCCAACACTTTCATGCTCTACAGTGTTTTATACCACGAAAGCATCGCAGTTTCGTTACTGGAGAATATTTTGTACCACTCTGACAGCATAGAGTCTCTTGAAGACCCATCTCTTGATTTAATAGACTACGCGGTTTCTTGTATtactgaaattatttttcctaaAGAGCAAGACCAGGATGATAGTAATAACATCAAAGAAGATCAATCTTGTCTTGAAGAgctgttactaaaaaaaaaagagatagAATTCGACATCAGTATCAAATGCATCTCAATAATCGGTTACCTGGGAAGTTTTGCTGATTCCTTACCTCTGGCTACTTTAAAACGTTTGCTATCAACTCACGATGTTCCTTATTTGTTCGCTCAATTGATTGAATTGCGTCCTTGGATAAAAGTAGTCGATGGAACTAGAATGATTTATTCCACTATCGGAGTCtgggaaaaattaaaagaaggcGAGGAAGACAAAGTTTCTAAAATAGAAGGCCAAGTTTGGTTTGGACTCCGCGAACTTCTTCTCAACCCCAAAGCCGCTACTTATTACCAAGTTTCCGAGTTTAGAATATCTGCGTTGGCTAAGCTGCAAAAGTATTTACATGAAAGAGTGCTTGATCAGATTCCTCCGCTCGTCGACTTTCGTAGGTGGCTTAGTTGTTTAAATGTCACCTCGCAGGTTCCTGATTCCAAGCCTGGTTTTTGTGTTGAAATTATTCCTCAA ATCAGGTCGTCAATTGTTGATAAGTATAAAAAGAAGTGGAAAAAAATTGCTGAACAACAGtcggaatatttttttgctaaaaataTTGAGTATGTTCAAAACATGGCGCAAGTTTTAAGCGAAGCTTATGATTTGGataaattagttattgatGATAACAAGTGTGTAGTTTGTCGCAGCTTGGCTAATAAACGATGTTCCAAATGTAAAAAAGTTTGGTATTGCGGAAG agaatgTCAAGTGAAAGATTGGACAACTCACAAAAATGAATGTGAAAAAATAAGTAAGGACCGCGACTAA
- the LOC123260067 gene encoding 40S ribosomal protein S12, which produces MSDVENDDVPSAQPSNSMDVNTALQEVLKNALIHDGVVHGLHEAAKVLDKRQAMLCILAENCDEPMYKKLVQGLCNEHQISLIKVDNNKKLGEWAGLCKIDSAGKARKVVGCSCVVIKDFGDDTSAKEVLIDYLKQNSGH; this is translated from the exons ATGTCAGACGTCGAAAA cgATGATGTGCCCTCCGCACAACCCTCAAACTCAATGGACGTAAACACGGCGCTCCAAGAAGTCTTGAAGAACGCCCTGATCCACGATGGAGTAGTTCACGGTCTGCACGAAGCAGCAAAAGTCCTCGACAA GAGGCAAGCGATGCTGTGCATCCTGGCTGAGAACTGCGACGAGCCAATGTACAAAAAACTTGTCCAGGGACTCTGCAACGAGCATCAAATCTCGTTGATCAAGGTTGACAACAACAAGAAACTCGGCGAGTGGGCTGGTTTATGCAAAATCGACAGTGCAGGAAAAGCACGTAAAGTTGTCGGCTGCTCTTGCGTCGTTATTAAG GACTTTGGTGATGATACCAGTGCAAAGGAAGTCCTTATCGATTATTTGAAACAAAACAGTGGCCACTAA
- the LOC123260064 gene encoding uncharacterized protein LOC123260064: MIALIAIMISLLVSSSADGVGKAWEISPNSNAEITTHPTWPRLDLSAFEVRSVSGIGRLTSRENQPPVKIQEEPVKNREEIDTSAEESGENRVAKEIEDMENDYYSPEVIYDHPIFQGVNKNSRKDVELLPGPWEKSITQRTSRKRGYCPDNDDEVENISVGEEKHLRVRRDVDEKQMEKIAATKNVREPRLSASESWSKQPLAVEFRHRTDLDESTSSGNEEVSRSSARGHQAPHVDFVTANRRNFEGRESRDLPLPRDVPMTRDLSMSRSYDATPYRNSLRERDPDSPYSRGYYYPDHFRTERDYYVRGVNEPAAFSMDRYRIEDYDMYRNRPTPKPKRIIYYATLPEIVRKPVDLRTYARPYDSVSKASIPVGMITRDRYHKRMPSMIDRDDTRYQYRNYQRYNSYDPYVKRSSYLDHPYAPFNERLEEDRYRDQDFDHASYKEAPETREREDPKKPVPGVEARVEQDKAPWPVQIGTEINVKDNQRVSGRKVFGQYPNYDRFRPSARLERKDNGNDPSGETRH, encoded by the coding sequence ATGATTGCACTGATTGCAATTATGATTAGCCTACTGGTGAGCAGCTCAGCTGATGGAGTGGGAAAAGCTTGGGAAATATCACCAAATTCAAACGCCGAAATTACGACACATCCGACATGGCCACGGCTAGATTTGTCGGCTTTTGAAGTGAGGAGTGTCAGTGGAATCGGTCGATTGACGTCACGCGAAAATCAACCGCCGGTTAAAATTCAAGAAGAGCCCGTTAAAAATCGGGAGGAAATTGATACTTCAGCTGAGGAGTCTGGAGAGAATCGCGTTGCTAAGGAGATCGAGGACATGGAAAATGATTATTACAGCCCAGAAGTCATTTATGATCACCCTATCTTTCAGGGTGTGAATAAGAACTCACGAAAAGACGTTGAATTGCTACCAGGTCCTTGGGAAAAATCGATAACCCAAAGAACTAGCAGAAAACGTGGTTACTGTCCTGATAATGACGACGAGGTGGAAAATATTTCTGTTGGAGAAGAAAAACATTTGCGCGTACGTCGAGATGTTGATGAAAAACAAATGGAGAAGATTGCTGCTACTAAAAATGTACGAGAACCTCGTCTGAGTGCTTCGGAGTCTTGGTCCAAGCAACCATTGGCGGTTGAGTTTCGTCATCGCACAGATTTAGATGAAAGTACTTCCAGTGGAAATGAAGAAGTTTCAAGATCATCTGCTCGAGGTCATCAGGCTCCACATGTCGATTTTGTCACGGCAAATCGCAGAAATTTCGAAGGAAGAGAGTCTCGGGATTTGCCTTTGCCCAGAGACGTACCAATGACTCGAGACTTGTCGATGTCTAGGTCCTATGACGCAACTCCTTATCGCAATAGTCTTCGGGAAAGAGATCCTGATTCGCCTTACTCCCGAGGTTATTACTACCCAGATCACTTCAGAACAGAAAGAGATTACTACGTTAGAGGAGTTAATGAGCCTGCTGCTTTTTCTATGGATCGTTACCGCATTGAAGACTACGATATGTACCGGAATCGCCCAACACCGAAGCCCAAGAGGATAATATACTACGCAACGCTTCCTGAAATCGTCCGCAAGCCTGTGGATCTTCGCACTTATGCTAGACCTTATGACAGCGTAAGTAAAGCTTCGATTCCAGTTGGAATGATTACACGCGATCGGTACCATAAAAGAATGCCCAGCATGATCGATCGAGATGACACCAGGTACCAGTATCGAAATTATCAACGTTACAACTCTTACGACCCGTATGTGAAGAGATCCAGCTATTTAGATCATCCTTATGCTCCTTTTAATGAAAGATTGGAAGAAGATCGCTATCGGGACCAAGATTTCGATCACGCCAGCTACAAAGAAGCTCCTGAAACTCGAGAACGTGAAGATCCCAAGAAGCCAGTTCCTGGAGTCGAGGCTAGGGTTGAACAGGACAAAGCACCTTGGCCAGTTCAAATCGGAACTGAGATAAATGTCAAGGATAATCAAAGAGTTTCTGGTAGAAAAGTATTTGGGCAGTACCCGAACTATGACAGATTCCGTCCCAGCGCGAGACTAGAGCGCAAAGACAATGGAAATGATCCCAGTGGAGAAACCAGACACTGA